One Vibrio gallaecicus genomic region harbors:
- a CDS encoding SDR family oxidoreductase: MKKLIVITGASSGIGEAIARRLSDEGHPLLLLARRVDRLEALNLPNSLSLKVDVTDKASFDAAIAQGEEKFGPVDALINNAGAMLLGQIDTQDAQEWKTMFDVNVIGLLNGMQSVLAPMMERNTGTIINISSIAGKKTFPSHAAYCGTKFAVHAISENVREEVAASNVRVTTIAPGAVETELLSHTTSQEIKDGYDSWKEDMGGVLAADDIARAVSFAYQQPQNVCIREIALAPTKQQP; the protein is encoded by the coding sequence GATGAAGGCCACCCTCTGCTACTTTTAGCTCGTCGTGTTGACCGCCTTGAAGCGCTTAACCTACCAAACTCTCTATCTTTGAAAGTAGACGTAACAGACAAAGCGTCTTTTGATGCAGCAATCGCACAAGGTGAAGAGAAATTTGGCCCTGTAGATGCGCTTATCAACAACGCTGGTGCAATGCTTCTTGGTCAAATCGATACTCAAGACGCTCAAGAGTGGAAGACAATGTTCGATGTGAACGTAATTGGTCTTCTAAACGGCATGCAATCTGTTCTTGCTCCAATGATGGAACGCAACACAGGTACTATCATCAACATCAGCTCAATCGCGGGTAAGAAAACTTTCCCAAGCCACGCTGCTTACTGTGGTACTAAGTTCGCTGTTCACGCTATTTCTGAAAACGTTCGTGAAGAAGTTGCGGCATCAAATGTTCGCGTTACCACTATCGCACCGGGTGCAGTAGAGACTGAACTTCTGTCTCACACAACATCTCAAGAAATCAAAGATGGTTACGATTCTTGGAAAGAAGACATGGGTGGCGTATTGGCAGCAGACGATATCGCACGCGCGGTATCATTCGCTTACCAACAACCACAGAACGTATGTATCCGTGAGATTGCTTTAGCACCAACTAAGCAACAACCATAG
- a CDS encoding choice-of-anchor I family protein: MNRNAFKQRNNKLNKFALLVPAMATSVLCGCSQNTTSEISQTVSSFSASDSFGIQCAEKQAPTVSDAELTGITLVGRAIAQAPFATSAAEIVSYDSCTDKLYVVNAQAKIIDVLELDSSTKPTPSGQIDLQSAARHSGIEIGAANSVSANNGLVAVAIENSNKQQNGVIALYRSDTLELITTYAAGALPDMVSFSKDGRYLAAANEGEPNADYSIDPEGSVTLVDMSNGPLNANSPLDAKVSQIDFRAFNSGEYRHSELTNKVRVSAPTATVAQDLEPEYLTFGDNGKLYVALQENNALAAIDVATASIDSIFGLGGKSWEDSKLDASNKDKKLGNFQSNPMLEGLYMPDSITSYSVNGATYIMTANEGDGREYGIEVTQKQCDEKEYEWDGDDYQDTAEYSTKTDFCIAYVDEVRGSKLKVDANHPLAEALKDKKQLGRLKVIKPQDTLSADEKVQAFGSRSFSIWDESGKRVFDSGDDFARITLEANPKNFNSTNDNNTSADDRSDDKGAEPEAIEVAKINGRQYAFIGLERQGGIMVYDVTQPAKSRFITYVNNRNFDEPVCTQVDEEGECSNGIYNPQAGDLGPESIKYFTRSGDHFIAVGNEVSGSTSVYRVEF, from the coding sequence ATGAATCGTAACGCTTTTAAGCAGAGAAATAATAAGTTAAACAAGTTTGCTTTGCTGGTCCCAGCAATGGCGACGTCAGTATTATGTGGCTGTAGTCAAAATACCACTTCAGAGATCAGCCAAACGGTCAGCTCTTTTTCTGCTAGTGATTCTTTTGGTATTCAATGTGCCGAGAAGCAAGCCCCAACCGTCAGTGATGCGGAATTAACGGGCATCACCCTTGTTGGGCGTGCTATCGCTCAAGCACCATTTGCGACTTCAGCCGCTGAAATTGTGAGTTACGATTCATGCACCGACAAACTTTATGTTGTAAATGCTCAAGCTAAGATTATTGATGTTCTTGAGCTAGATTCTTCGACTAAACCAACTCCCTCAGGGCAAATAGATCTGCAGTCAGCAGCGCGACATTCAGGTATTGAGATTGGTGCAGCAAACAGTGTTTCCGCTAACAATGGACTCGTGGCTGTAGCCATTGAAAATTCGAATAAACAACAAAATGGCGTCATTGCGCTTTATCGTTCCGACACTCTAGAGCTAATCACCACTTACGCTGCCGGCGCTCTGCCAGACATGGTGAGCTTTTCTAAAGATGGGCGCTATTTAGCAGCAGCAAATGAAGGTGAACCCAATGCTGACTATTCGATTGACCCTGAAGGAAGCGTGACTCTGGTTGATATGTCGAATGGTCCTTTAAACGCAAATAGCCCTTTAGATGCAAAAGTGTCACAGATTGATTTTAGAGCCTTTAACTCTGGCGAATATCGTCATTCAGAGTTAACCAATAAGGTTAGAGTATCAGCGCCAACTGCCACAGTCGCTCAAGACTTAGAACCGGAATATCTGACGTTTGGTGACAATGGAAAGTTGTATGTTGCATTGCAAGAAAATAATGCCTTGGCAGCGATTGATGTAGCGACTGCTAGCATTGATAGTATTTTTGGTCTTGGTGGTAAGTCTTGGGAAGACTCGAAATTAGACGCTTCTAATAAAGATAAAAAGCTTGGCAATTTTCAAAGCAACCCAATGCTAGAAGGGCTTTATATGCCAGATAGTATCACTAGCTACAGCGTAAATGGTGCTACATATATCATGACTGCAAATGAAGGTGATGGTCGTGAATATGGCATTGAAGTCACGCAAAAACAGTGTGATGAAAAAGAGTATGAATGGGATGGTGATGACTACCAAGACACAGCTGAATACTCGACTAAAACAGACTTTTGTATTGCTTATGTCGATGAAGTGCGAGGGAGTAAACTCAAAGTGGATGCGAACCACCCTTTAGCTGAAGCTCTGAAAGATAAAAAGCAATTGGGTCGATTAAAAGTTATTAAACCGCAAGACACACTCAGCGCTGATGAAAAAGTTCAAGCGTTCGGTAGCCGATCTTTTTCTATATGGGATGAATCTGGTAAACGAGTGTTTGATAGCGGAGATGATTTTGCTCGTATTACGCTAGAAGCGAATCCAAAGAACTTTAATAGCACGAATGATAACAACACGAGTGCAGATGACCGCAGTGATGATAAAGGGGCTGAACCTGAAGCCATTGAAGTAGCGAAGATTAATGGTCGCCAATACGCATTTATTGGGTTAGAGCGCCAAGGTGGCATCATGGTTTATGATGTGACCCAGCCTGCTAAATCTCGTTTTATCACTTATGTAAATAATCGAAACTTTGATGAACCAGTCTGTACTCAGGTAGACGAAGAAGGGGAATGCAGTAACGGTATTTATAACCCTCAAGCGGGTGATTTAGGTCCTGAATCAATCAAGTACTTCACTCGTTCAGGTGACCATTTTATCGCGGTTGGCAATGAAGTGAGTGGCAGCACGTCAGTTTACCGCGTTGAATTTTAA
- the ompW gene encoding outer membrane protein OmpW, producing MKKTVCGLAILTALMSTNVLAHKEGDIIIRAGVATVAPNDSSGDVLNSAGSEFSVDSNTQLGLTFGYMITDNISFEVLAATPFSHSISTNLGGLGEIADTKHLPPTFMVQYYFGDAESDFRPYVGAGINYTVFFDEELNSTGKNAGLSDLSLDDSWGLAANIGADYMLNDDWFLNASVWYADIDTTAKYKAGGTTYSTDVTIDPWVFMIGGGYQF from the coding sequence ATGAAAAAAACAGTATGTGGTTTAGCTATTTTAACAGCCCTAATGTCAACGAATGTCCTTGCTCATAAAGAAGGTGACATCATTATTCGTGCTGGTGTTGCAACTGTCGCACCTAATGATAGTAGTGGTGATGTATTAAATTCTGCAGGTTCGGAATTTTCAGTAGATTCGAATACACAGCTTGGACTCACGTTTGGCTATATGATTACTGATAACATTAGTTTCGAAGTGCTTGCGGCTACGCCATTTTCTCACAGCATATCGACAAACTTAGGTGGATTGGGTGAGATTGCAGATACTAAGCACTTACCACCAACATTTATGGTGCAGTACTACTTCGGTGATGCTGAAAGCGATTTTCGTCCTTATGTCGGTGCTGGTATTAACTACACGGTATTTTTCGACGAAGAGCTAAACAGCACGGGTAAGAATGCAGGGTTGAGTGACCTTTCTTTGGATGATTCTTGGGGTTTGGCGGCGAACATTGGTGCTGACTACATGTTGAATGATGATTGGTTCCTAAATGCATCGGTTTGGTATGCAGATATAGATACAACAGCGAAATACAAAGCTGGGGGAACCACTTACTCAACAGATGTCACTATCGACCCATGGGTGTTTATGATTGGCGGCGGTTATCAATTCTAA